Proteins co-encoded in one Paracoccus aestuarii genomic window:
- a CDS encoding DUF2945 domain-containing protein produces the protein MSLRKGSKVEWKWGNGTATGKIAETFTEKVERTIKGNTVTRDASKDDPAYLIEQDDGTKVLKSASEVSRAD, from the coding sequence ATGAGTCTGCGCAAAGGGTCCAAGGTCGAATGGAAATGGGGCAACGGCACCGCCACCGGCAAGATCGCCGAGACCTTCACCGAAAAGGTCGAACGGACGATCAAGGGCAACACCGTCACCCGCGATGCCAGCAAGGACGACCCCGCCTATCTGATCGAGCAGGATGACGGCACCAAGGTGCTGAAATCCGCATCCGAGGTCAGCCGCGCCGACTGA
- a CDS encoding 23S rRNA (adenine(2030)-N(6))-methyltransferase RlmJ: MLSYQHGYHAGNLADLHKHALLAWAMDYLTAKDKPLSYLETHAGRGLYDLGSDQAQKTQEAAQGVDRAITGGWLPGDHPLIGALDAIRAVRGPRAYPGSPLIAAHFLRPDDRAHLAELHPGEYEALRAVAGFATTHHRDGFAMANALCPPDPRRGLLLIDPSYEVKADYESVPRRIAQIARKWNVGIIALWYPLLTDNRHLAMTARLAVDHPDALISEVRFAPARPGHSMVGSGMWVLNPPWGMADEARRLQAIFDRHA; this comes from the coding sequence ATGCTCAGCTATCAACACGGCTATCACGCGGGTAACCTGGCCGACCTGCATAAACATGCGCTGCTGGCCTGGGCGATGGATTACCTGACCGCCAAGGACAAGCCACTCTCCTACTTGGAGACCCATGCGGGTCGCGGCCTCTATGACTTGGGATCGGACCAGGCGCAGAAGACGCAGGAGGCCGCGCAGGGCGTCGACCGCGCCATCACCGGCGGCTGGCTGCCGGGGGATCACCCGCTGATCGGGGCGCTGGACGCCATCCGTGCCGTCCGGGGACCGCGCGCCTATCCCGGATCGCCGCTGATCGCCGCGCATTTCCTGCGCCCTGACGACCGCGCCCATCTGGCCGAACTGCATCCCGGCGAATACGAGGCGCTGCGCGCGGTGGCGGGATTCGCCACCACCCATCACCGCGACGGGTTCGCGATGGCCAACGCCCTCTGCCCGCCCGATCCGCGCCGCGGGCTGCTGCTGATCGACCCCAGCTACGAGGTGAAGGCCGATTACGAATCCGTTCCCCGCCGCATCGCCCAGATCGCGCGCAAGTGGAACGTGGGGATCATCGCGCTGTGGTATCCGCTGCTGACCGACAACCGCCATCTGGCGATGACCGCGCGGCTGGCCGTCGATCATCCCGATGCCCTGATCTCGGAGGTGCGCTTTGCCCCCGCCCGGCCCGGCCATTCCATGGTGGGATCGGGGATGTGGGTGCTGAACCCGCCTTGGGGCATGGCGGACGAGGCCCGCCGCCTGCAGGCGATATTCGACCGCCACGCCTGA
- a CDS encoding FtsB family cell division protein: MPQRLSIGATVFLVLTVLLGLYFAFAAVQGPSGILRRIQIESETAELAEARDALRAEVTRMQNLTRRLSDDYLDLDLLDERAREVLGVLRADEIILR; this comes from the coding sequence ATGCCCCAAAGACTGTCCATCGGCGCCACCGTCTTTCTGGTCCTGACGGTCCTTCTGGGCCTCTATTTCGCCTTTGCGGCTGTGCAGGGGCCGTCGGGCATCCTGCGCCGCATCCAGATCGAATCCGAGACGGCCGAGCTGGCCGAGGCCCGCGACGCCCTGCGCGCCGAGGTCACGCGGATGCAGAACCTGACCCGCCGCCTGTCCGACGACTATCTGGATCTGGACCTGCTGGACGAACGCGCGCGCGAGGTGCTGGGCGTGTTGCGGGCGGATGAAATCATCCTCCGCTAG
- the pdhA gene encoding pyruvate dehydrogenase (acetyl-transferring) E1 component subunit alpha — MARKPSSQPETQANVSKDELLQYYRDMLLIRRFEEKAGQLYGMGLIGGFCHLYIGQEAVVVGLEACAKEGDKRITSYRDHGHMLACGMEARGVMAELTGREGGYSKGKGGSMHMFSREKHFYGGHGIVAAQVPLGAGLAFADKYLGNDNVTFTYFGDGAANQGQVYETYNMAELWDLPVIFVIENNQYAMGTSVKRSTKSTSLFGRGEAFGIPGEQVDGMDVLAVKAAGEKAVAHCRAGKGPYILEVMTYRYRGHSMSDPAKYRTREEVQKMRDERDPIENIREMLLTGKHATEEDLKALDKEIKDIVNDSAEFAKESPEPALDQLWTDIYADDLPQGSAEEHA; from the coding sequence ATGGCCAGGAAACCGAGCTCCCAACCCGAGACGCAGGCGAATGTCTCGAAGGACGAGCTTCTCCAGTATTACCGCGACATGCTGCTGATCCGCCGGTTCGAGGAAAAGGCCGGCCAGCTTTACGGCATGGGCCTGATCGGCGGCTTCTGCCACCTCTATATCGGCCAGGAGGCCGTCGTCGTCGGCCTCGAGGCCTGCGCGAAAGAGGGCGACAAGCGCATCACCTCCTATCGCGATCACGGCCACATGCTGGCCTGCGGGATGGAGGCGCGCGGCGTCATGGCCGAGCTGACCGGCCGCGAGGGCGGCTATTCCAAGGGCAAGGGCGGCAGCATGCACATGTTCAGCCGCGAAAAGCATTTCTACGGCGGCCATGGCATCGTGGCGGCGCAGGTGCCGCTTGGTGCGGGGCTTGCCTTCGCCGACAAGTATCTGGGCAATGACAACGTCACCTTCACCTATTTCGGCGACGGTGCGGCCAACCAGGGCCAGGTCTACGAGACCTACAACATGGCCGAGCTGTGGGACCTGCCGGTGATCTTCGTGATCGAGAACAACCAGTATGCCATGGGCACCAGCGTCAAGCGTTCCACGAAATCGACCAGCCTCTTCGGCCGGGGCGAGGCCTTCGGCATCCCGGGCGAACAGGTGGACGGCATGGACGTGCTGGCCGTGAAGGCCGCCGGTGAAAAGGCCGTGGCGCATTGCCGCGCGGGCAAGGGCCCCTACATCCTGGAGGTCATGACCTATCGCTATCGCGGCCATTCCATGTCCGACCCCGCGAAATACCGCACCCGCGAGGAGGTCCAGAAGATGCGCGACGAGCGTGATCCGATCGAGAACATCCGCGAGATGCTGCTGACCGGCAAGCACGCGACCGAGGAGGACCTCAAGGCGCTGGACAAGGAAATCAAGGACATCGTCAACGATTCCGCCGAATTCGCCAAGGAAAGCCCGGAGCCCGCGCTGGATCAGCTGTGGACCGACATCTATGCCGACGACCTGCCCCAGGGCAGCGCCGAAGAACACGCCTGA
- a CDS encoding pyruvate dehydrogenase complex E1 component subunit beta, whose protein sequence is MATEILMPALSPTMEEGTLAKWLKKEGDAVKSGDIIAEIETDKATMEFEAVDEGVMGKILVAEGTQGVAVNTPIAVLVEEGESADDIEAPKPAEKPAEAKKPETEDASTQPGESAVEKVKTPEPDRSPDWPEGTKMKTMTVREALREAMAEKMERDETVFLMGEEVGEYQGAYKISQGLLDKFGPRRVVDTPISEIGFAGIGTGAALAGLRPIVEFMTFNFAMQAIDHIINSAAKTLYMSGGQMGCPIVFRGPNGAAARVGAQHSQDYAAWYAAIPGLKVVMPYSAADAKGLMKQAIRDPNPVIFLENEILYGRSFEVPDMDDFTIPFGKARIARQGDDVTIVSFGIGMAHALEAADTLAEEGINAEVIDLRTLRPLDYDSILASVKKTNRLVTVEEGFPVGAIGNHISAWVMENAFDYLDAPVINCTGKDVPMPYAANLEKHALITPAEVVEAVKKVTYK, encoded by the coding sequence ATGGCAACCGAAATCCTGATGCCCGCTTTGTCCCCCACGATGGAGGAAGGCACCCTGGCCAAATGGCTGAAGAAGGAAGGTGACGCCGTCAAGTCCGGCGACATCATCGCCGAGATCGAGACGGACAAGGCCACGATGGAATTCGAGGCCGTGGACGAGGGCGTGATGGGCAAGATCCTGGTGGCCGAGGGCACCCAAGGCGTCGCCGTCAACACCCCCATCGCCGTCCTGGTCGAGGAAGGCGAATCCGCCGACGACATCGAGGCCCCCAAACCCGCCGAGAAGCCTGCCGAGGCCAAGAAGCCCGAGACCGAGGATGCCTCGACCCAGCCCGGCGAATCCGCGGTGGAAAAGGTGAAGACGCCCGAACCCGACCGCAGCCCCGACTGGCCCGAAGGCACCAAGATGAAGACCATGACCGTGCGGGAAGCCCTGCGCGAGGCCATGGCCGAGAAGATGGAGCGCGACGAGACCGTCTTCCTGATGGGCGAGGAGGTGGGCGAATACCAAGGCGCCTACAAGATCAGCCAAGGTCTTCTGGACAAGTTCGGCCCGCGCCGTGTCGTGGACACGCCGATCTCCGAGATCGGCTTTGCCGGCATCGGCACCGGCGCCGCGCTGGCCGGCCTGCGTCCGATCGTCGAATTCATGACCTTCAACTTCGCCATGCAGGCCATCGACCATATCATCAACTCGGCGGCCAAGACGCTCTACATGTCCGGCGGCCAGATGGGCTGCCCGATCGTCTTCCGCGGCCCGAACGGCGCGGCGGCCCGCGTGGGCGCCCAGCACAGCCAGGACTATGCCGCCTGGTATGCTGCGATCCCCGGCCTGAAGGTGGTGATGCCCTACAGCGCCGCCGACGCCAAGGGCCTGATGAAACAGGCGATCCGCGACCCGAACCCGGTGATCTTCCTCGAAAACGAGATCCTCTATGGCCGCTCCTTCGAGGTGCCGGACATGGACGATTTCACCATCCCCTTCGGCAAGGCCCGCATCGCGCGTCAGGGCGATGACGTGACCATCGTCAGCTTCGGCATCGGCATGGCCCACGCGCTGGAGGCCGCCGACACACTGGCCGAGGAGGGCATCAATGCCGAGGTCATCGACCTGCGCACGCTCCGCCCGCTGGATTACGACAGCATCCTGGCCTCGGTGAAAAAGACCAACCGCCTGGTCACCGTCGAAGAGGGCTTCCCCGTCGGCGCCATCGGCAATCACATCTCGGCCTGGGTGATGGAGAACGCCTTCGATTATCTGGACGCGCCGGTGATCAACTGCACCGGCAAGGACGTGCCCATGCCCTATGCCGCCAATCTGGAAAAGCACGCGCTGATCACGCCCGCCGAGGTCGTCGAAGCCGTGAAAAAAGTCACCTACAAGTAA
- a CDS encoding pyruvate dehydrogenase complex dihydrolipoamide acetyltransferase, with protein sequence MPTEILMPALSPTMEEGTLAKWLVKEGDEVKSGDVIAEIETDKATMEFEAVDEGRIGKILIEEGASGVKVNTPIAVLLEDGEEAGDIDAPKAPEAKPDAPKADAEPGPADKGYGGPIGAPKDAAVQGGKDGSRIFASPLARRIAADKGLDLSQITGSGPRGRIVKADVENAKPGTAPAPEAKAEAPKLAPAAAAQPPKGPSADAVLKMYADRETTEVALDGMRRTIAARLGEAKQTIPHFYLRRSAKLDELMAFRATLNKKLEGRGVKLSVNDFVIKACALALQEVPDANAVWAGDRILKLKPSDVAVAVAIEGGLFTPVLKDAESKTLSALSAEMKDLAGRAKSKKLAPHEYQGGSFAISNLGMFGIENFDAVINPPHGAILAVGAGIPTPVVEDGEVVIRNVMSMTLSVDHRVIDGALGAQLLQAIVAHLENPMGMLA encoded by the coding sequence ATGCCCACGGAAATCCTGATGCCCGCGCTCTCGCCCACCATGGAGGAGGGCACGCTGGCCAAATGGCTGGTGAAGGAAGGCGACGAGGTGAAGTCCGGCGACGTGATCGCCGAGATCGAGACCGACAAGGCCACGATGGAATTCGAGGCCGTCGATGAGGGCCGCATCGGCAAGATCCTGATCGAGGAAGGCGCATCGGGGGTCAAGGTCAACACCCCCATCGCCGTCCTGCTGGAGGATGGCGAGGAGGCCGGCGACATCGACGCCCCGAAGGCCCCCGAGGCGAAACCGGACGCGCCCAAGGCGGATGCCGAACCCGGCCCCGCCGACAAGGGCTATGGCGGACCGATCGGCGCGCCCAAGGATGCCGCCGTGCAGGGCGGCAAGGACGGAAGCCGCATCTTCGCCTCGCCCTTGGCGCGGCGCATCGCGGCCGACAAGGGGCTGGACCTGTCCCAGATCACCGGCAGCGGCCCGCGCGGCCGGATCGTCAAAGCCGATGTCGAGAATGCCAAGCCCGGCACGGCCCCCGCGCCCGAGGCGAAGGCCGAGGCGCCCAAGCTCGCCCCCGCCGCGGCAGCCCAGCCCCCCAAGGGGCCGTCCGCCGACGCGGTCCTCAAGATGTATGCCGACCGCGAGACGACCGAGGTCGCGCTGGACGGGATGCGCCGCACCATCGCCGCCCGCTTGGGCGAGGCGAAACAGACCATCCCGCATTTCTACCTGCGCCGCTCGGCCAAGCTGGACGAGCTGATGGCTTTCCGCGCCACGCTGAACAAGAAGCTCGAGGGGCGCGGCGTCAAGCTGTCGGTCAACGACTTCGTCATCAAGGCCTGCGCCCTGGCCCTGCAGGAGGTGCCGGACGCCAACGCGGTCTGGGCGGGCGACCGGATCCTGAAGCTGAAACCCTCGGATGTCGCGGTCGCCGTGGCGATCGAGGGCGGGTTGTTCACCCCGGTCCTCAAGGATGCGGAATCCAAAACCCTCTCGGCGCTCTCGGCCGAGATGAAGGATCTGGCGGGCCGCGCGAAATCGAAAAAGCTGGCGCCCCATGAATATCAGGGCGGCAGCTTCGCGATCAGCAATCTGGGCATGTTCGGCATCGAGAATTTCGACGCCGTCATCAACCCGCCCCATGGCGCGATCCTGGCCGTGGGCGCCGGCATCCCGACCCCCGTGGTCGAGGATGGTGAGGTCGTCATCCGCAACGTCATGTCCATGACCCTGTCGGTCGATCACCGGGTCATCGACGGCGCGCTTGGCGCGCAACTGCTGCAGGCGATCGTCGCCCATCTGGAAAACCCGATGGGCATGCTGGCCTGA
- a CDS encoding division plane positioning ATPase MipZ, with translation MAHIITVGNEKGGSGKSTTSMHVATALARMGHRVGGLDLDVRQRSFGRYLENRTAFCRRMGIDLPTPLLGRPGDGPDPLTPALEALERDCDFILLDCPGSHTRLSQMAHSLADTLITPMNDSFVDFDLLARISPEGEVQGPSIYAEMVWNARQMRGQAGAGPIDWLVLRNRLGSQQMHNKRKVGGALADLSRRIGFRVAPGFSERVVFRELFPNGLTLLDLKDAGGETMSMSHIAARQELRDLIAELRLPGVRIAF, from the coding sequence GTGGCACATATCATCACCGTCGGGAACGAGAAGGGCGGGTCGGGCAAGTCCACCACCTCGATGCATGTGGCGACCGCGCTGGCGCGGATGGGCCACCGCGTCGGCGGGCTGGACCTGGATGTCCGCCAGCGCAGCTTCGGCCGCTATTTGGAGAACCGCACGGCCTTTTGCCGCCGCATGGGGATCGACCTGCCCACGCCCCTGCTGGGCCGGCCCGGCGACGGCCCCGACCCCCTGACCCCCGCGCTGGAGGCGTTGGAGCGCGATTGCGATTTCATCCTGCTGGACTGCCCCGGCTCGCATACCCGGCTCAGCCAGATGGCGCACAGCCTGGCGGACACGCTGATCACGCCGATGAATGACAGCTTCGTCGATTTCGACCTGCTGGCGCGGATCTCGCCCGAGGGGGAGGTTCAGGGCCCGTCGATCTATGCCGAGATGGTCTGGAACGCGCGCCAGATGCGGGGTCAGGCGGGAGCGGGGCCGATCGACTGGCTGGTGCTGCGCAACCGCCTCGGCAGCCAGCAGATGCACAACAAGCGCAAGGTCGGCGGCGCGCTGGCCGATCTGTCGCGGCGCATCGGCTTTCGCGTGGCGCCGGGATTTTCCGAACGCGTGGTCTTTCGCGAGCTGTTTCCCAACGGGCTGACGCTGCTGGACCTGAAGGATGCGGGCGGCGAGACGATGAGCATGTCCCATATCGCCGCCCGCCAGGAATTGCGCGACCTGATCGCCGAGCTGCGCCTGCCCGGCGTCAGGATCGCCTTCTGA
- a CDS encoding DMT family transporter has translation MIGLDEVAGQAHGVLPQLAMLGAAVSYAFANTFGRRFRARAVDPVVTAAGMVTATSLVLLPLALIHDGPPPPLPGRIWLSVAVLGVVCTGLAYVLFFRILARAGATNISLVTFLVPVSAILLAWLFLAETLGPAQILGMAVIGLGLAMIDGRLLGRHPPGRA, from the coding sequence ATGATCGGGCTGGACGAGGTCGCGGGCCAGGCGCATGGCGTCCTGCCGCAGCTGGCGATGCTGGGGGCGGCGGTCAGCTATGCCTTCGCCAACACCTTCGGGCGCCGGTTTCGCGCGCGGGCCGTCGATCCGGTGGTGACGGCGGCGGGCATGGTCACCGCGACCAGCCTCGTGCTGCTGCCGCTGGCGCTGATCCATGACGGGCCGCCGCCGCCGCTGCCGGGGCGCATCTGGCTGTCCGTCGCGGTGCTGGGGGTGGTCTGCACGGGGCTGGCCTATGTGCTGTTCTTCCGCATCCTAGCGCGGGCGGGGGCCACGAACATCTCGCTGGTGACTTTTCTGGTTCCGGTCTCGGCGATCCTGCTGGCATGGCTGTTTCTGGCCGAGACCCTGGGCCCGGCCCAGATCCTGGGCATGGCGGTGATCGGGCTGGGGCTGGCGATGATCGACGGGCGGCTGCTGGGCCGCCACCCGCCGGGCCGGGCCTGA
- a CDS encoding LysR family transcriptional regulator has translation MQIESWDDIRVALAVARMGTVSGAAQDLGVHHATVIRRIDALETALQARLFQRHTRGYALTEAGRTLLEAATAADQRFAQMAARIAGAAERIEGELIVTSLPELGDLVLPRLSALLARHPDLRLTYVTDTRLFRLDAGEAHVAIRGGPKPQEPDYVVRALGVMDTTLYASEAYLARHGTIRDPRDHRFVLPGPMARGAPFMRWLQDRIGPENIVMTANDAVARAAVIRAGLAAGVLPDSLAADLVPALSMEEWQSQLWLVTHVDLHRTPKVQAALAALRDD, from the coding sequence ATGCAGATCGAATCCTGGGACGATATCCGCGTGGCGCTGGCCGTGGCGCGCATGGGCACGGTCAGCGGCGCGGCCCAGGATCTGGGGGTGCATCATGCGACCGTCATCCGGCGCATCGACGCGCTGGAGACGGCGCTGCAGGCCCGGCTGTTTCAGCGCCACACCCGCGGCTATGCCCTGACCGAGGCCGGGCGCACCCTGCTGGAGGCGGCAACGGCCGCCGATCAGCGTTTCGCCCAGATGGCCGCGCGCATCGCGGGCGCCGCCGAACGGATCGAGGGCGAGCTGATCGTCACCTCGCTGCCCGAGCTGGGCGATCTGGTCCTGCCGCGGCTGAGCGCGCTGCTGGCCCGCCATCCCGACCTGCGGCTGACCTATGTCACCGATACCCGCCTGTTCCGCCTGGATGCGGGCGAGGCGCATGTCGCCATCCGCGGCGGCCCCAAGCCGCAGGAGCCCGATTACGTCGTGCGCGCGCTTGGGGTGATGGACACGACGCTCTATGCCTCCGAGGCCTATCTGGCGCGGCATGGGACCATCAGGGATCCGCGCGACCACCGCTTTGTGTTGCCCGGCCCGATGGCGCGGGGCGCGCCCTTCATGCGCTGGCTGCAGGACCGGATCGGGCCGGAGAACATCGTCATGACAGCCAATGACGCGGTGGCGCGGGCGGCGGTGATCCGCGCCGGGCTGGCCGCGGGGGTGCTGCCCGACAGCCTGGCCGCGGACCTCGTCCCGGCCCTGAGCATGGAGGAATGGCAGTCGCAGCTGTGGCTGGTCACCCATGTGGACCTGCACCGCACGCCCAAGGTCCAGGCCGCGCTGGCGGCGCTGCGCGACGACTGA
- a CDS encoding FMN-dependent NADH-azoreductase — protein sequence MNILHLDSAITEDASVSRQLTAQIVDRLRDANPGATVTRRDLNEGVPAIDSTWFRAVRVGTDSPTAEEQDRIRTSDTLLAEVQAADTLVIGLPVYNFSLPATLKNWLDQIARAGVSFRYTAEGPEGLLTGKRAIVAYTAAGTPMGSDLDHASGYLRHMLGFLGITDVTFVPADGLAFDRDAGMARAQAAMDALAA from the coding sequence ATGAACATCCTGCATCTCGACAGCGCCATCACCGAAGACGCCTCGGTCTCGCGCCAGCTGACCGCCCAGATCGTCGATCGCCTGCGCGACGCCAATCCCGGCGCGACCGTCACCCGCCGCGACTTGAACGAAGGCGTGCCCGCCATCGACAGCACCTGGTTCCGCGCCGTGCGCGTCGGCACCGACAGCCCCACCGCCGAGGAACAGGACCGCATCCGCACCTCGGACACACTGCTGGCCGAGGTCCAGGCCGCCGACACGCTGGTGATCGGGCTGCCGGTCTACAACTTCTCGCTGCCCGCGACGCTGAAGAACTGGCTGGACCAGATCGCACGGGCTGGCGTCAGCTTCCGCTATACCGCCGAGGGCCCGGAGGGCCTGCTGACCGGCAAGCGCGCCATCGTCGCCTATACCGCCGCGGGCACGCCGATGGGGTCGGATCTGGACCATGCCTCGGGCTATCTGCGCCACATGCTGGGCTTTCTGGGCATCACCGACGTGACCTTCGTACCCGCCGACGGGCTGGCCTTCGACCGCGATGCGGGCATGGCCCGCGCGCAGGCGGCGATGGACGCGCTGGCGGCCTGA